A DNA window from Mucilaginibacter xinganensis contains the following coding sequences:
- a CDS encoding beta-N-acetylhexosaminidase, with translation MKKLSLALCCCFVSFLSFSQTTKNALAIIPEPVKTITKPGQFILPKNVTIQAPSGAGTTQVTDYLKKKLTGATGAIVTVRSKFAAAATIKLVLATSADAELGKEGYHLWVGTKGIVIRATDPAGLFYGVQTLMQLLPKEIESTEVHHIKWTAPCVDITDYPRFAWRGLMLDVSRHFFTKEEVKQYIDQLVRYKFNLLHMHLTDDEGWRIEIKSLPRLTTVGAYNVKKVGEFGNFSAPTPDEPRTYGGFYTQDDIRELVQYGRDRFLNIMPEVDVPGHSLAAVVSYPELSCTPGADKYQVRSGEHMMDFGPTGIKALVDNTLNPASEKTYEFLDKVMTEVAQLFPFGYIHLGGDECAKNFWEQSADVKALMQKENLKTMEEVQSYFEKRLETIVESKGKKFMGWDEIIEGGLGPKAAVMSWRGIKGGITASKLGHEVVMSPTTFAYLDYMQSDRVMEPHVYASLRLNKSYQFDPVPDSADAKLILGGQANLWTEQVFNFRQAEYMTWPRGLAISESVWSPKDKKNWNNFYPKVEKHFARLDEAEVKYAPSMYDPDFKPGISADKKISVELTNEIPGLDIYYSFDNSYPDRFYPKYTAPIEVPKDATQLKVITYRGKEPVGRMISMPVAELKRRLGKAAE, from the coding sequence ATGAAAAAACTATCCTTAGCGTTGTGCTGTTGTTTTGTTTCTTTTTTATCGTTTAGCCAAACTACAAAAAATGCACTGGCTATAATACCCGAACCGGTAAAAACAATAACTAAGCCCGGTCAATTTATTTTACCCAAAAATGTAACCATACAGGCTCCTTCAGGTGCCGGAACAACACAAGTAACTGATTACCTTAAAAAGAAGCTGACTGGTGCAACAGGCGCAATTGTTACGGTGAGAAGTAAATTTGCTGCTGCGGCAACAATTAAGCTGGTGCTGGCAACATCCGCCGATGCTGAACTTGGTAAAGAGGGCTATCACCTTTGGGTGGGTACCAAGGGTATTGTGATAAGGGCTACCGATCCGGCAGGTTTATTTTATGGCGTACAAACGCTGATGCAACTGTTGCCAAAAGAGATTGAAAGTACCGAAGTACACCACATTAAATGGACCGCACCTTGTGTTGATATTACAGATTATCCGAGGTTTGCCTGGAGAGGGTTAATGCTTGATGTGTCGCGCCATTTTTTTACTAAGGAAGAGGTAAAACAATACATCGACCAGTTGGTGCGCTACAAATTTAACTTGTTACACATGCACCTTACTGATGATGAAGGCTGGCGTATTGAAATTAAAAGCCTGCCACGTTTAACCACGGTTGGTGCTTACAACGTTAAAAAAGTGGGTGAGTTCGGCAACTTCTCGGCCCCAACACCTGATGAACCGCGCACTTACGGCGGGTTTTATACCCAGGATGATATTAGGGAACTTGTACAATATGGAAGAGATCGTTTTCTGAATATTATGCCCGAAGTTGATGTGCCGGGCCATAGCCTTGCAGCTGTAGTGTCATACCCTGAACTGTCATGCACCCCGGGCGCTGATAAATACCAGGTACGCTCCGGCGAGCACATGATGGATTTTGGACCAACAGGCATCAAGGCGCTGGTTGACAACACGCTTAACCCGGCCAGTGAAAAAACCTATGAGTTTTTAGATAAGGTTATGACAGAGGTTGCACAGCTTTTTCCGTTTGGTTATATCCATTTGGGCGGCGATGAGTGCGCAAAGAATTTCTGGGAGCAAAGCGCCGATGTTAAAGCGCTGATGCAAAAGGAAAATTTAAAGACTATGGAAGAAGTGCAGAGCTACTTTGAGAAACGGCTGGAAACAATAGTTGAATCAAAAGGCAAGAAATTTATGGGCTGGGACGAGATCATAGAAGGGGGCCTTGGCCCTAAAGCTGCTGTAATGAGCTGGCGGGGGATAAAAGGCGGTATCACGGCATCTAAGCTTGGCCATGAAGTGGTGATGAGCCCAACCACGTTTGCCTACCTGGACTATATGCAAAGCGACCGTGTAATGGAGCCACATGTATATGCTAGCCTGCGCCTCAATAAATCGTACCAGTTTGACCCGGTTCCTGACAGTGCAGACGCCAAACTTATACTAGGCGGGCAAGCCAATTTATGGACCGAACAAGTATTTAATTTCAGGCAGGCCGAATATATGACTTGGCCGCGCGGTCTTGCTATTTCAGAATCTGTATGGTCGCCAAAGGACAAGAAAAACTGGAATAACTTTTATCCGAAGGTTGAAAAACATTTTGCCCGGCTTGATGAGGCAGAGGTAAAATATGCGCCAAGCATGTACGATCCCGACTTTAAGCCAGGCATCAGCGCAGATAAGAAAATAAGCGTTGAGTTAACTAACGAAATTCCGGGTCTTGATATTTATTACAGCTTTGATAATTCATATCCCGACAGGTTTTATCCCAAATACACTGCGCCAATTGAAGTGCCAAAAGATGCCACGCAATTAAAGGTAATTACCTATCGCGGTAAAGAGCCGGTTGGGCGTATGATCAGCATGCCGGTTGCTGAACTCAAAAGAAGGTTGGGGAAAGCAGCGGAATAG
- a CDS encoding carboxylesterase/lipase family protein: MKKISAFAGCALLVAAAILFYSFKFKTVIIVLPGTIHVDGGEISGVKSASGDVMSFKGIPFAAPPVAGLRWKAPQPVLPWAGVKKCDAFGPSPMQPKPVPFGVYTNEFLIPEQPIDEDCLYLNVWAKNTIGVKKPVFVWIYGGGFGSGGAAVPIYDGEALAKKGVIFVSINYRVGVFGFLAHPELTKESSDKASGNYALLDQIAALKWVKKNIASFGGDPGNVTIAGQSAGSMSVNCLVASPAAKGLFNKAIAESGSLMVSNPMIKSTNLHDAEQQGIKLAAALHVNSLDELRKVPTADLMKIPGGYAPIVDGYVLPEPVSQIFAEGKENKVPLLIGWNADEGFVSAFKTKEDFIKEAKNQYGSDADEFFKYFTAGTDEEAARSQTKLSRDMIFAMSGYKWATLQAQKAKEPVYVYYFQHKLPATPDFEKYGAFHTGEVAYVMDNLKFLHRPWKVEDRLLASQVSGYWVNFIKNGNPNSANLPAWPKYNNSKSQVMVFDNRAMHKRLPDKEELAFMLKRAEK; this comes from the coding sequence ATGAAAAAAATATCCGCCTTTGCAGGGTGCGCATTACTGGTCGCAGCTGCTATTCTGTTTTATTCTTTTAAATTTAAAACAGTAATCATAGTTTTACCAGGTACTATCCACGTTGATGGCGGCGAAATCTCCGGCGTAAAAAGTGCATCGGGCGATGTAATGTCATTTAAAGGGATCCCTTTTGCGGCTCCTCCTGTTGCCGGGCTGCGCTGGAAAGCACCCCAACCTGTTTTACCCTGGGCCGGCGTAAAAAAATGTGACGCGTTTGGTCCCAGCCCCATGCAGCCAAAACCGGTACCTTTCGGCGTTTACACCAACGAGTTCCTTATTCCCGAACAACCTATTGACGAAGATTGCCTTTACCTTAACGTTTGGGCCAAAAATACCATAGGTGTAAAAAAGCCGGTTTTTGTCTGGATCTACGGCGGCGGATTTGGCAGTGGTGGCGCTGCTGTGCCGATTTATGATGGTGAGGCTCTGGCAAAAAAGGGAGTAATTTTTGTATCCATCAACTATCGTGTAGGTGTTTTTGGTTTTCTGGCCCATCCTGAACTTACTAAGGAATCTTCGGACAAGGCGTCCGGGAATTATGCCCTGCTCGACCAGATCGCGGCGTTGAAATGGGTTAAAAAAAACATCGCCAGCTTTGGCGGCGACCCTGGCAACGTAACCATAGCCGGACAGTCGGCTGGCTCCATGAGCGTAAATTGCCTGGTTGCATCCCCTGCGGCAAAAGGCCTGTTCAACAAAGCTATTGCCGAAAGCGGCTCGTTAATGGTATCAAACCCTATGATCAAATCAACCAACCTGCACGATGCGGAACAACAGGGAATCAAACTTGCGGCAGCCCTGCATGTAAATTCATTAGATGAATTACGGAAAGTTCCTACGGCAGATTTGATGAAAATCCCCGGTGGATACGCCCCAATTGTTGACGGTTACGTTTTGCCGGAGCCTGTTTCGCAAATTTTTGCAGAAGGAAAGGAAAACAAGGTACCCTTACTTATAGGCTGGAATGCCGACGAAGGATTTGTAAGCGCTTTTAAAACTAAAGAAGATTTTATAAAAGAAGCTAAAAACCAATATGGCAGTGATGCGGACGAATTTTTTAAATACTTTACCGCCGGTACTGATGAAGAGGCCGCCCGCTCACAAACCAAGTTAAGCAGGGATATGATATTTGCAATGTCGGGTTATAAATGGGCAACGTTGCAGGCACAAAAAGCAAAAGAACCCGTTTATGTTTATTACTTTCAGCATAAGCTGCCCGCCACGCCCGATTTTGAAAAATATGGCGCTTTCCACACCGGGGAGGTTGCTTATGTAATGGATAACTTAAAATTTCTGCACCGCCCCTGGAAAGTTGAAGACCGGCTATTGGCCAGCCAGGTATCAGGTTATTGGGTTAATTTTATTAAAAACGGAAATCCAAACAGCGCTAACCTGCCGGCATGGCCCAAATATAACAACAGCAAGAGCCAGGTTATGGTATTTGACAATAGGGCGATGCATAAAAGATTACCGGACAAGGAGGAATTGGCGTTTATGCTGAAGCGGGCAGAAAAGTAA